One Eurosta solidaginis isolate ZX-2024a chromosome 5, ASM4086904v1, whole genome shotgun sequence DNA segment encodes these proteins:
- the beg gene encoding probable malonyl-CoA-acyl carrier protein transacylase, mitochondrial — translation MLKRTFLGKWTFKTAYSTILEIRGVRFVSQDASDSKPEAIQEPSATESSCNTLQKRSQMHLVRALEDDTQRRPAIDPKETSIVLFPGQGAQYVGMAAKLMRFPGARSIFDLANQVLGYDLLKICVEGPREKLSRTEYAQLAVMVSSLAALEQLREERPRSIETCVATAGFSLGEITALVFAGALPFDKAVRLVQIRANAMQAACDTVPSGMALILYGPETKVGAACKKAEQWCLERGVESPYCGVANYIYPHCKVIAGHQEALQYIEVNAKALHIKRMKRLQVNGAFHTPIMQSAVEPFANALKKIYISDPLIRVYSNVDGKTYRNATHILRQLPKQIVSPVRWEQSMHLMYERQQGTDFPRTFECGPGKGLKQVLEKVNAKAANTAFNVEA, via the exons ATGCTAAAAAGGACATTTTTAGGAAAGTGGACGTTTAAAACAGCTTATAGTACAATACTTGAAATCAGAGGCGTGAGATTTGTCAGTCAAGATGCCAGCGATTCAAAACCTGAAGCCATTCAAGAACCGTCAGCAACCGAATCAAGTTGCAACACTTTACAAAAGCGTTCACAAATGCATTTGGTACGTGCCTTAGAAGATGACACCCAAAGGCGGCCTGCAATAGATCCCAAAGAAACTTCGATTGTATTATTTCCAGGTCAAGGAGCGCAATATGTTGGTATGGCTGCGAAATTGATGCGATTTCCTGGAGCACGATCTATTTTTGATTTAGCAAACCAAGTGCTGGGCTATGACTTGCTTAAGATATGCGTTGAGGGACCACGCGAAAAACTCAGTCGAACTGAATATGCACAATTGGCGGTGATGGTCTCATCACTGGCAGCGTTAGAGCAGTTGCGTGAAGAACGACCACGTTCCATTGAAACTTGTGTAGCAACAGCTGGTTTTAGTTTAGGGGAAATTACTGCACTAGTATTTGCTGGTGCACTACCTTTCGATAAGGCTGTGCGATTAGTTCAGATACGTGCTAATGCAATGCAAGCGGCGTGTGATACAGTTCCCAGTGGAATGGCATTGATACTGTATGGTCCTGAAACTAAAGTTGGAGCTGCGTGTAAAAAGGCAGAGCAATGGTGTTTGGAGCGTGGTGTAGAATCTCCATATTGCGGCGTCGCTAACTACATCTACCCCCATTGCAAAGTAATAGCCGGTCATCAGGAGGCATTACAATATATCGAAGTAAATGCAAAGGCATTACATATTAAGCGCATGAAAAGGCTACAAGTAAATGGTGCATTTCATACGCCTATTATGCAATCGGCTGTCGAGCCGTTTGCCAATGctctcaaaaaaatttatataagtgATCCTCTTATACGGGTTTACTCAAATGTGGATGGCAAGACGTACAGAAACGCAACGCATATATTACGTCAACTTCCCAAACAg ATTGTTAGTCCAGTAAGATGGGAACAAAGCATGCATTTAATGTACGAACGTCAACAGGGCACGGACTTTCCACGTACATTCGAATGCGGACCAGGCAAGGGATTGAAGCAAGTGCTTGAAAAGGTCAATGCCAAAGCAGCAAATACAGCATTCAATGTGGAAGCGTAG